Proteins encoded in a region of the Streptomyces sp. NBC_01298 genome:
- a CDS encoding diaminobutyrate--2-oxoglutarate transaminase family protein produces MPDGVAGEGILRRQAQRESAARTYARSLPIVPVRARGLTIEGADGRRYLDCLSGAGTLALGHNHPVVLEAIRGVLDSGAPLHVLDLATPVKDAFTTELFANLPAELAADARIQFCGPAGTDAVEAALTLVRTATGRSGLLAFTGAYHGMTAGALAASGGATDVRVTRLPYPQDHHCPFGVGGAEGAELSARWTRSLLDDPKSGVPEPAGMIVEPVQGEGGVHPAPDAWLRRMREITAARGIPLIADEVQTGVGRTGAFWGVDHAGVVPDVMVLSKAIGGSLPLAVIVYRAELDQWAPGAHAGTFRGNQLAMAAGTATLAYVRENGLAERARTLGAHMLAALRGLMPAHPCVADVRGRGLMLGVELADPDTGEAAPALAAAVRQACLDRGLIVELGGRHSSVVRLLPPLTLTDEQAAAVLDRLADAISAATRR; encoded by the coding sequence GTGCCCGACGGGGTCGCGGGGGAGGGGATCCTGCGCAGACAGGCACAACGGGAGTCCGCGGCACGGACGTACGCGCGCTCCCTGCCCATCGTGCCCGTGCGCGCCCGGGGGTTGACCATCGAAGGCGCGGACGGACGCCGCTACCTCGACTGCCTCTCCGGCGCCGGAACCCTCGCCCTCGGCCACAACCACCCGGTGGTGCTCGAAGCCATCCGCGGGGTCCTCGACTCGGGGGCCCCGCTGCACGTCCTGGACCTGGCGACCCCGGTCAAGGACGCCTTCACCACTGAGCTGTTCGCCAACCTGCCGGCGGAGCTGGCCGCCGATGCCCGCATCCAGTTCTGCGGACCGGCGGGGACGGACGCGGTGGAGGCCGCGCTCACCCTCGTCCGCACCGCGACCGGCCGATCGGGGCTGCTGGCCTTCACCGGCGCCTACCACGGCATGACCGCGGGAGCGCTGGCCGCCTCCGGCGGGGCCACGGACGTCCGGGTGACCCGGCTGCCGTATCCGCAGGACCACCACTGCCCGTTCGGAGTCGGCGGGGCCGAGGGGGCGGAGCTGTCGGCCCGTTGGACGCGGAGCCTGCTGGACGACCCCAAGAGCGGGGTGCCCGAACCCGCCGGGATGATCGTCGAACCCGTCCAGGGAGAGGGTGGGGTCCACCCCGCCCCCGACGCCTGGCTGCGCAGGATGCGGGAGATCACGGCGGCGCGGGGGATCCCGCTGATCGCCGACGAGGTCCAGACGGGGGTCGGGCGCACCGGGGCCTTCTGGGGGGTCGACCACGCGGGGGTCGTCCCCGACGTGATGGTGCTCTCCAAGGCCATCGGAGGCAGCCTGCCGCTCGCGGTGATCGTGTACCGCGCGGAGCTGGACCAGTGGGCCCCCGGCGCCCACGCCGGCACCTTCCGCGGCAACCAGCTCGCCATGGCGGCGGGCACCGCGACCCTGGCCTACGTCCGGGAGAACGGCCTCGCGGAGCGTGCGCGGACCCTGGGCGCGCACATGCTCGCCGCGCTGCGCGGCCTGATGCCGGCGCATCCGTGCGTGGCGGACGTACGGGGCCGCGGCCTGATGCTCGGCGTCGAACTGGCCGACCCGGACACGGGGGAGGCCGCGCCCGCCCTCGCGGCAGCCGTCCGCCAGGCCTGTCTGGACCGCGGTCTGATCGTGGAACTCGGCGGCCGCCACTCCAGCGTCGTCCGCCTCCTTCCGCCTCTCACCCTGACCGACGAACAGGCCGCGGCCGTCCTCGACCGCCTCGCCGACGCCATCTCCGCCGCCACCCGCCGCTAA